One genomic region from Chlamydiales bacterium STE3 encodes:
- a CDS encoding Uncharacterized protein (Product derived from UniProtKB/Trembl:D1RBX7) has protein sequence MPFHPKFTISIPIASALTAIERTRGFLEAAQLSKDWVAKMQARALILEAHHTTHIEGTHLSLDQSERLISGEKMSDVDCEDVKELLNYKKAFDFVADYVFSQGLITEGLIREIHRRLVEDVRGNSAQPGQYRVIQNYVANSKTKEIIYTPPAAYEVPIFIAELVDWLQNERTIPPVLLAGIAQFQLVHIHPFLDGNGRTARLLSTLCLYRSGYDFKKLFTISEYYDRNRQDYYQAIQSVRNNNMDMTCWLEYFSRALETQMHEIQLKGSHAMKLDVLVSEYKLSRRQKQALDCLLERKEDFSIHDYELLCPGINRRSLQRDLSDLIEKGLISQNGIKKAARYKMNPIH, from the coding sequence ATGCCATTTCATCCAAAATTTACTATTTCTATTCCTATTGCGTCTGCACTTACAGCGATTGAACGAACAAGAGGATTTTTAGAAGCGGCGCAACTTTCGAAAGACTGGGTAGCTAAAATGCAGGCACGTGCGCTAATTTTAGAAGCACATCACACTACTCATATAGAGGGCACGCATTTAAGCCTTGATCAGTCCGAAAGACTTATATCCGGTGAAAAAATGTCTGATGTCGACTGCGAAGACGTCAAAGAACTACTCAATTATAAAAAAGCCTTCGATTTCGTGGCAGATTATGTCTTTTCACAAGGACTTATAACAGAAGGTTTAATTAGAGAGATCCATAGACGCCTTGTCGAAGACGTAAGAGGAAATAGCGCTCAGCCAGGACAATATAGAGTCATTCAAAATTATGTTGCCAATTCTAAAACAAAAGAAATTATTTACACGCCACCGGCAGCTTATGAAGTCCCCATTTTTATTGCTGAATTGGTGGATTGGTTACAAAATGAACGAACCATTCCTCCCGTACTTTTAGCTGGGATTGCACAGTTTCAACTTGTTCATATACATCCATTTTTAGATGGAAATGGTCGAACAGCTCGGCTATTATCTACGTTATGTCTCTATCGATCGGGTTATGACTTTAAGAAACTTTTTACTATCAGTGAATACTACGACCGAAATCGACAAGACTACTATCAAGCTATTCAATCCGTCAGAAACAACAACATGGATATGACTTGTTGGCTTGAATATTTCTCTAGAGCTTTAGAAACGCAAATGCATGAAATCCAGCTTAAAGGATCTCATGCAATGAAATTAGATGTTTTAGTATCGGAATACAAGCTTTCCCGCAGACAAAAACAGGCATTAGACTGTTTACTTGAAAGAAAAGAAGATTTTTCAATTCACGATTATGAATTGCTTTGTCCGGGAATCAATAGACGGTCTTTGCAACGAGACCTTTCTGATTTGATAGAAAAGGGGCTCATATCTCAAAATGGGATTAAAAAAGCAGCTCGTTACAAAATGAATCCTATACATTAA
- a CDS encoding K(+)-insensitive pyrophosphate-energized proton pump (Product derived from UniProtKB/Swiss-Prot:O68460;Gene name derived from UniProtKB/Swiss-Prot:O68460;EC number derived from UniProtKB/Swiss-Prot:O68460) → MLYYAYGTVIACGMLALLYGLVMIRSILSLSSGTEQMQKIAFAIQVGAKAYLNRQYQVITLVGVIIWVLLTWLLGWKVGLGFVIGAVLSGAAGYVGMNISVRANVRTAEAAKNGLQAALNVAFHSGAITGLLVVGFGLLGIAGYYIYLRELNLPIRELMESLVALGFGASLISIFARLGGGIFTKGADVGADMVGKIEAGIPEDDPRNPAVIADNVGDNVGDCAGMAADLFETYVVTLVGSMLLAGIYFTGPALDQMMLYPLLIGAVSIIATIIGTFFVKLGKSNNIMGALYKGFVTTAIISAIFIYGVTKYWIGLEATFRSNDVTFSGLNLFYCVLSGLVVTGLLMWITEYYTMTKYRPVKSIAKASLTGHGTNIIQGLAVSMEATALPVIVICAGILVSYINADLFGVAIAASTMLALAGMVVALDAYGPVTDNAGGIAEMSNLPKEVRQTTDALDAVGNTTKAVTKGYAIGSAGFAALVLFSAFIEDLRHYFPSFQLNFDLQDAYVVIGLFIGGMLPYLFGGMSMMAVGRAAQSVVVEVRRQFKEIPGIMEGTNLPDYGRAVDILTKSAIKEMILPSLLPVGAPFLVYFVISRTVGQSEAFVCLGSMLLGLVVTGLFVGISMTSGGGAWDNAKKLIEEGNYGGKGSEAHKAAVTGDTVGDPYKDTAGPAINPMIKIANIVALLLLAILAKWSG, encoded by the coding sequence ATGCTGTATTACGCATACGGAACCGTGATTGCATGTGGAATGCTTGCGCTTCTCTATGGTTTGGTAATGATTAGATCGATACTTTCTTTAAGTTCTGGAACTGAGCAAATGCAAAAAATTGCCTTTGCCATACAGGTTGGAGCTAAAGCTTATCTTAATCGTCAATATCAGGTTATCACATTAGTTGGAGTGATCATTTGGGTTCTTTTAACTTGGTTACTGGGCTGGAAGGTAGGGCTTGGATTCGTTATTGGTGCTGTTCTTTCTGGAGCGGCAGGTTATGTCGGAATGAACATTTCAGTCCGCGCAAATGTTAGAACTGCTGAAGCAGCAAAAAATGGCCTACAGGCTGCTCTTAACGTAGCTTTTCATTCAGGTGCTATCACTGGATTGCTCGTTGTTGGCTTTGGACTTTTGGGCATAGCTGGCTATTACATATATTTGAGAGAGCTCAACCTTCCTATTCGCGAACTTATGGAATCATTAGTGGCTTTAGGTTTTGGTGCTTCCTTAATTTCTATCTTTGCTAGATTGGGCGGGGGAATTTTTACAAAGGGAGCCGATGTCGGAGCTGACATGGTGGGAAAAATTGAAGCTGGCATCCCAGAAGATGATCCTCGTAATCCAGCTGTAATTGCTGATAACGTAGGAGACAACGTGGGTGACTGTGCTGGAATGGCTGCAGACCTTTTTGAAACTTATGTGGTTACATTAGTCGGGTCTATGCTATTGGCCGGTATCTACTTTACAGGACCTGCGTTAGACCAAATGATGCTCTATCCATTGTTGATTGGTGCTGTAAGCATTATAGCAACTATTATTGGAACGTTCTTTGTCAAACTGGGCAAAAGCAATAATATCATGGGAGCTCTTTACAAAGGTTTTGTGACGACTGCAATAATTTCTGCTATATTCATTTATGGCGTTACGAAGTACTGGATTGGTTTGGAAGCAACTTTTCGTTCTAATGACGTCACATTTTCGGGTTTAAACCTTTTTTACTGTGTCCTCTCTGGATTGGTAGTAACAGGCCTTTTAATGTGGATTACAGAGTACTACACAATGACAAAGTACCGTCCCGTAAAAAGCATTGCGAAGGCTTCTTTAACTGGCCATGGAACAAACATCATTCAGGGCTTGGCTGTGTCCATGGAAGCTACTGCTCTCCCTGTTATAGTCATTTGTGCAGGAATCTTAGTCTCTTATATTAATGCAGATTTATTTGGAGTTGCCATTGCGGCATCTACAATGCTGGCTTTAGCAGGGATGGTTGTTGCTTTAGATGCTTATGGCCCAGTAACGGATAATGCAGGGGGCATTGCGGAGATGTCTAATCTACCTAAAGAGGTACGCCAGACAACGGATGCCTTAGATGCGGTAGGAAATACAACCAAAGCCGTGACAAAGGGGTATGCGATCGGTTCTGCGGGTTTTGCAGCATTGGTGTTGTTCTCTGCCTTTATTGAGGATTTAAGACATTATTTCCCAAGCTTCCAGTTAAATTTCGATTTACAGGATGCCTATGTTGTGATCGGTCTTTTCATTGGCGGAATGCTGCCTTATCTATTTGGTGGCATGAGCATGATGGCTGTTGGCCGTGCAGCACAATCGGTTGTTGTTGAGGTGCGCCGTCAGTTTAAAGAAATCCCAGGCATCATGGAAGGAACAAATCTACCTGATTATGGTAGGGCTGTGGATATTTTGACAAAATCTGCTATTAAAGAGATGATTTTACCCTCTTTATTGCCTGTGGGTGCCCCATTCCTTGTTTACTTTGTTATCAGCAGAACTGTTGGACAATCTGAAGCTTTTGTCTGCTTAGGCTCAATGCTTCTTGGTTTGGTTGTAACAGGTCTTTTCGTTGGAATCTCTATGACATCTGGTGGTGGTGCTTGGGATAATGCGAAAAAGTTAATTGAGGAAGGAAATTATGGTGGGAAAGGCTCTGAAGCCCATAAGGCTGCAGTAACTGGCGATACCGTGGGCGATCCTTACAAGGATACGGCAGGACCTGCCATCAACCCAATGATCAAAATTGCAAACATTGTGGCTTTACTGCTATTAGCCATTCTAGCGAAATGGTCTGGGTAG
- a CDS encoding Glyceraldehyde-3-phosphate dehydrogenase (Product derived from UniProtKB/Swiss-Prot:Q9Z7T0;Gene name derived from UniProtKB/Swiss-Prot:Q9Z7T0;EC number derived from UniProtKB/Swiss-Prot:Q9Z7T0), with product MEEAMPINVAINGFGRIGRLVMRLLSSRDDVNLVAINDVVPPDNLAYLFKYDTTHGRFEGEVYASENDLMVNGKKVLALAERDPSKLPWGDLRVDYVIESSGLFTTDELASKHLQAGAKRVIITAPAQGDVPTFVMGVNEDKYRPGKDLVVSNASCTTNCLAPITKVLLDEFGIEEGLMTTIHSVTASQPSVDGPSKKDWRGGRSASQNIIPSSTGAAKAVALCLPQVKGKLTGMAFRVPTLDVSVVDLTVRLGKATTYDAICMAMKAASEGKMKGYLAYCEEQVVSSDFIGSTFSAIFDKGAGIALNDKFFKIVAWYDNEMGYAARVVDLLHYMALKEKA from the coding sequence TTGGAGGAAGCTATGCCAATCAACGTTGCAATAAATGGATTTGGCAGGATTGGTCGTTTAGTTATGCGTCTTCTTAGTTCCCGAGACGATGTAAACCTCGTGGCAATTAATGATGTTGTACCTCCAGATAATCTTGCTTACCTCTTTAAGTATGATACCACTCATGGTCGTTTTGAAGGTGAAGTGTACGCTTCTGAAAATGACTTGATGGTAAATGGGAAAAAAGTTCTTGCTCTTGCGGAAAGAGATCCATCAAAGCTTCCGTGGGGTGACCTTAGGGTGGATTATGTGATAGAATCTAGTGGGCTATTTACAACTGATGAACTCGCTAGCAAGCATTTACAAGCTGGGGCAAAACGTGTTATCATTACTGCCCCTGCCCAAGGCGATGTTCCGACATTTGTCATGGGTGTAAATGAAGATAAGTACCGACCCGGTAAGGATTTAGTTGTTTCCAATGCTTCTTGTACAACTAACTGCTTGGCTCCAATTACTAAAGTATTGTTAGATGAGTTTGGTATTGAAGAAGGCTTAATGACCACCATCCATTCCGTTACAGCATCGCAGCCGAGTGTGGATGGTCCTTCCAAAAAGGATTGGCGAGGAGGGAGAAGCGCTTCACAGAATATCATTCCTTCATCAACAGGTGCAGCCAAAGCGGTTGCTCTATGTCTTCCTCAGGTAAAAGGCAAACTAACAGGAATGGCTTTTAGGGTTCCTACCCTCGATGTTTCGGTTGTCGACCTTACAGTTCGTCTAGGCAAGGCGACAACATATGACGCCATTTGTATGGCAATGAAGGCAGCTTCTGAAGGAAAGATGAAAGGCTATCTTGCATACTGTGAAGAACAAGTGGTTTCTTCCGATTTTATTGGCAGTACCTTTTCTGCAATTTTTGACAAGGGTGCAGGGATCGCCTTAAATGATAAATTTTTTAAAATCGTGGCATGGTACGACAATGAGATGGGATACGCCGCTCGTGTTGTAGACTTGCTACATTATATGGCATTAAAAGAAAAAGCATGA
- a CDS encoding 50S ribosomal protein L17 (Product derived from UniProtKB/Swiss-Prot:Q6ME41;Gene name derived from UniProtKB/Swiss-Prot:Q6ME41), translating to MRHRKNTIKLNRTSSHRRCMFANMLKSLIEHGRITTTVAKAKILRRYADRMITLAKKNTLASRRRVVADLMITYNSLTPKEARAAKDGNTAAYNTDRRVVNKLFVELGPRFTERQGGYTRMIKGDRRLGDNAQKCILEYITE from the coding sequence ATGAGACACCGTAAAAATACGATTAAGCTTAATCGCACGTCCTCGCATAGAAGATGTATGTTTGCCAATATGCTTAAATCTTTAATTGAGCATGGTCGCATTACAACGACAGTTGCCAAAGCTAAGATTTTGCGCCGTTATGCAGACAGAATGATTACGCTTGCTAAGAAAAATACATTAGCATCAAGAAGAAGAGTAGTTGCTGATTTAATGATTACTTATAACTCTCTAACACCTAAGGAAGCGCGAGCTGCAAAAGATGGCAACACTGCAGCCTACAACACGGACAGACGAGTTGTTAATAAGCTTTTTGTGGAGTTAGGCCCTCGTTTTACAGAAAGACAAGGTGGTTATACCAGAATGATTAAGGGTGACCGTCGCTTAGGTGATAATGCTCAAAAATGTATTCTTGAATACATTACTGAGTAA